In one Drosophila gunungcola strain Sukarami chromosome 2R unlocalized genomic scaffold, Dgunungcola_SK_2 000011F, whole genome shotgun sequence genomic region, the following are encoded:
- the LOC128255397 gene encoding kazrin isoform X4 gives MQINGQAAGPTMAASEPPEPPPRNPDRINASLHKLGESKIVKSLDSSVTTALKEKAASVNNNKPIRPLLSLDSSVSASTSSGAAGATGSGGGGAPAKPSPLVLASKRDLTPSNDSSSSPSSSNGSNQTLTPPMTADNQPLQQPSQHHQHRSPAYPGKGEVSAVAGVPVAQQQQQQQQLPNGIGSNSNSNSHCNSNSNTSGSSSSTCNSGTAMIHANNSNLIAAGHLAQAAGPAHNAPSSGSALNAVDKRNANLSEPDQDPPLKLNLNVNLNLNTNPSSSVALGHPQYPHSPTAAASAALLLLESCDGNRNDESRFSLHSAPRPEAAMKLREENERLNAELMRLRRLLELSTDGAVGGVDTTAEMEAVPSAEGSAARERIERLESELRSVKNQLLTMRLERKKLRTDKSDLLGQVKQLCASLQEKEQELRDFIRNYQERVRETETTNAKISGDRDRERFQLLKQARDEAERSLALAQQLSARDLQLQRLQEQLQEARRQLTGCLSDQESLHSFAPLTPPSAASGMLSQMAAASGMGGGLAAMRGTTEDSGRGNSLSAFSGSLSGGSGATAGDRNSCSNDSGLRNSSDRESTGGELNFSDGTCDNGPCITVDPDSISLVSSQNMYQFGTPKERSPTLSPLNSAAYSRSVEQLGSPVDPEGPGGGAISRKFASANKSGPLGTRNGRGGTWGSISRVFARSRNKSKALSADGVTEYADYSWNPLTEEGYAEKLRLLREASQLPIDRWRATQVLAWLEVALGMPQYSARCAENVKSGKVLLELNDVELEAGLGLAHPMHRKKLRLAIEEQRRPEMVRYPLITQLGHTWVATEWLPDIGLPQYAEPFVQSLVDARMLDTLSKKELEKFLGVTRKFHQASIVHGIHVLRIVKYDRQTLAMRRVQSETVDTDPIVWTNQRFIRWVRSIDLGEYADNLKDSGVHGGLVVLEPSFSGDTMATALGIPPSKNIIRRHLNTEFDALILPARYLIYCQMEEFQMEASRQLAKLQGH, from the exons ATGCAAATCAACGGTCAAGCTGCCGGACCCACCATGGCAGCCTCCGAGCCACCAGAGCCGCCGCCGCGCAATCCGGACCGCATAAACGCCTCGCTGCACAAACTGGGCGAATCC AAAATCGTGAAGTCCCTGGACAGTTCGGTGACGACAGCGCTGAAGGAGAAAGCCGCTTCCGTGAACAATAACAAGCCCATAAGACCGCTGCTATCGCTGGACAGCTCGGTGTCGGCTTCCACATCCTCGGGggcagcaggagcaacagGATCAGGGGGCGGAGGAGCACCTGCGAAGCCATCGCCCTTGGTCTTGGCCTCCAAACGAGACCTCACGCCCAGCAACGACAGCAGCTCATCGCCCTCCAGTTCGAATGGCAGCAACCAGACCCTCACCCCACCCATGACCGCTGATAATCAGCCGCTCCAGCAGCCGTcacagcaccaccagcaccggAGTCCCGCGTATCCTGGCAAAGGAGAAGTGTCAGCGGTGGCAGGAGTGCCTgtggcccagcagcagcagcagcagcagcaactgccgAATGGCatcggcagcaacagcaacagcaacagccactgcaacagcaacagcaacaccagcggcagcagcagcagcacttgCAACTCCGGCACAGCCATGATCCATGCGAATAACTCGAATTTAATTGCCGCCGGTCACTTGGCCCAGGCAGCTGGCCCCGCCCACAACGCCCCCTCCAGCGGCAGTGCACTCAATGCTG TCGACAAGCGAAATGCCAACTTATCGGAGCCGGATCAGGACCCGCCTTTGAAACTGAATCTAAAtgtgaatctgaatctgaatacGAATCCGAGCTCATCGGTGGCCCTGGGACACCCGCAATACCCGCACTCCCCCACAGCCGCCGCCTCGGCGGCCTTGCTCCTGCTGGAGTCCTGCGATGGCAATCGCAACGACGAGTCAAGGTTCAGCCTGCATTCCGCTCCCCGCCCAG AAGCTGCCATGAAGCTGCGCGAGGAGAACGAACGACTCAATGCCGAACTGATGCGGCTGAGGCGACTCCTCGAGCTGTCCACAGACGGAGCTGTGGGTGGAGTGGACACCACTGCCGAAATGGAGGCAGTACCATCCGCCGAAGGATCGGCTGCCAGGGAGCGCATCGAGCGTCTGGAATCAGAGCTCAGGTCGGTGAAGAACCAGCTGCTGACCATGCGGCTGGAGCGCAAGAAACTGCGCACGGACAAGTCCGATCTCCTGGGCCAGGTGAAACAGCTGTGCGCCTCGCTGCAGGagaaggagcaggagctgcgCGACTTCATCCGTAACTATCAGGAGCGGGTCAGGGAAACGGAGACAacgaatgccaagatctccgGCGATCGGGATCGTGAGCGTTTCCAGCTGCTCAAGCAGGCCCGCGACGAAGCGGAGCGTTCGCTGGCCCTGGCCCAGCAGCTCTCGGCCAGGGATCTGCAGCTCCAGAGGctgcaggagcagctgcaggaGGCCCGCCGCCAGTTGACCGGGTGCCTCTCCGATCAGGAGAGCCTACACTCCTTTGCCCCCCTTACTCCTCCGTCGGCCGCCTCCGGAATGCTCAGCCAGATGGCAGCCGCCTCGGGAATGGGCGGTGGATTGGCCGCAATGCGGGGCACCACCGAGgacagtgggcgtggcaactCGCTGTCCGCCTTTAGCGGCAGCTTGAGCGGCGGATCGGGAGCCACAGCCGGTGATCGCAACTCGTGCTCGAACGACTCGGGCCTGAGGAACAGCAGCGATCGGGAGAGCACCGGCGGAGAACTGAACTTCAGCGATGGCACCTGCGACAACGGACCCTGCATCACCGTCGATCCAGATAGTATCTCGCTCGTTTCCAGCCAGAACATGTATCAAT TTGGCACACCCAAGGAACGCAGCCCCACATTGTCACCTCTCAATTCGGCTGCCTACTCAAG GTCAGTGGAGCAATTGGGGTCACCTGTGGACCCCGAAGGACCAGGTGGCGGAGCCATCAGTAGGAAATTCGCCAGCGCCAACAAGAGCGGACCACTTGGAACTCGAAATGGACGCGGCGGTACATGGGGAAGCATATCCCGGGTGTTTGCCCGCTCTCGGAATAAGAGCAAGGCACTGTCCGCAGATGGAGTGACTGAAT ATGCCGACTACTCGTGGAATCCGCTGACGGAGGAGGGCTACGCCGAGAAGCTGCGTCTGCTGCGGGAGGCCTCCCAGCTGCCCATCGACCGCTGGCGGGCCACCCAGGTGCTCGCCTGGCTGGAGGTGGCCTTGGGAATGCCCCAGTACAGCGCCAGGTGCGCCGAGAACGTAAAGAGCGGCAAGGTGCTGCTGGAGCTGAACGACGTGGAGCTGGAGGCGGGATTGGGTCTGGCCCATCCCATGCACCGCAAGAAACTGCGGCTGGCCATCGAGGAGCAGCGGCGTCCGGAGATGGTTCGCTACCCACTTATCACGCAGCTGGGCCACACCTGGGTGGCCACCGAGTGGCTGCCGGACATCGGACTTCCGCAGTACGCCGAGCCCTTCGTGCAGTCACTCGTCGACGCTCGAATGCTGGACACGCTCTCCAAGAAGGAACTCGAGAAGTTCCTGGGCGTGACGCGGAAGTTCCACCAGGCTAGCATTGTTCACG GCATTCACGTGTTGCGCATCGTGAAGTACGACCGCCAGACGCTGGCCATGCGGCGGGTGCAATCCGAGACGGTGGACACGGACCCCATTGTGTGGACGAACCAACGCTTCATCCGCTGGGTGCGATCCATCGACCTGGGCGAGTATGCGGACAACCTGAAGG ATAGCGGCGTGCACGGCGGCCTTGTCGTGCTGGAGCCATCGTTTTCTGGTGACACCATGGCCACCGCCTTGGGCATTCCTCCCTCGAAGAACATTATACGGCGACATCTCAACACGGAATTCGATGCCCTCATTTTGCCCGCACG ATACCTTATTTACTGTCAAATGGAAGAATTTCAAATGGAAGCCTCCAGACAATTGGCCAAATTGCAGGGCCACTAA